One Corynebacterium aurimucosum genomic window, GACCTGCACGACGGCGCGCAGCAATACCTCGTGGCCGCGAGCATGAAGTTGGGAGAGGCACTTCTCGACGCCCCCGCAGACCTCGCCGAGCTGCTCACCGCCGCCAAGCAGGACGTGGACCGCGGCCTGCACTCCCTGCGTGCCACGGTGCACGGCATCCACCCGCAGGTCCTGCAGGATCATGGTTTGGTGGCCGCGCTTGCCGACGCTGCTTCTTCCCACGGCCCCCACGTCAGCGTCTTCGCCCCGCATCCTTTGCCAAAACTCTCCGCTTCCGTTCTGGCCTGCGGCTACTTCTTCGGCACGGAAGCTCTGACGAATGCGGCCAAGCACGCGCCCGGCGCGCCGGTCTCCGTTTTAGTGACCGCAGATGCCTCTTTAAAAATCACCGTGGTGGATGAGGGGCCGGGCGGCGCGCAGGTTGTACAAGGCCACGGCCTAGCGGGGATGGCCGAGCGCCTCGCCGCTTTCGGCGGAGAGATGACTTTATCGTCTCCCCCGGGCGGGCCCACGAGACTGGCGTGCTCGATTCCTCTTCTTCTCGATCGCGGACAGTCAGGAGTGTAAGAAATGAGTTTGAGAATCGTGGTGGCGGATGATTCCGCCATTCTGCGTGAGGGTCTCGCCGGCCTTCTGGAGCGCCGCGGGCATTCGATTGTGGGCCAGGCGGATTCTGCGCCGGCGCTCGAGGCGGTGGTGGACAAGCTGCGCGATGAGCTCCCGGATATCGTCATCACGGACGTGCGCATGCCACCGGCCATGGGCGATGACGGTTTGAAAGCCGCCGTGAACTTGAGAAATGCCTACCCGGGCTTACCCGTCATGGTGCTCTCCCAGTATGTAGCCCCCGCATACGCGGTGGAGCTCTTCGACTCCCCTGATGCTGGCACCGGCTACCTTTTGAAAGACCGCGTCTCCGAGGTGCGGGACTTCCTCTCCAGCCTGGACGTGGTGGCCCAGGGCGGTACCGTCATCGATCCCACCGTGGCGCAGGCTTTAATGAGCTCAGGGCGCAGCGGACTGGGCGAACTCACCCCGCGCGAGCGCGAGGTGCTCGAATTGATGTCGCGCGGCAAGTCCAACAAGGACATCGCCGCCGAGCTCGTCCTGTCTTCCGCCGCGGTGGCCAAGCACGTCTCCAATATCTTCACCAAGCTGCGTTTAGATCCCAGTGAAGACAACCGCCGCGTCAAGGCAA contains:
- a CDS encoding sensor histidine kinase, which gives rise to MLKAVFRRKPQPANHEQQQAQKIAQLTASRRAIADAYEVERARIERDLHDGAQQYLVAASMKLGEALLDAPADLAELLTAAKQDVDRGLHSLRATVHGIHPQVLQDHGLVAALADAASSHGPHVSVFAPHPLPKLSASVLACGYFFGTEALTNAAKHAPGAPVSVLVTADASLKITVVDEGPGGAQVVQGHGLAGMAERLAAFGGEMTLSSPPGGPTRLACSIPLLLDRGQSGV
- a CDS encoding LuxR C-terminal-related transcriptional regulator, encoding MSLRIVVADDSAILREGLAGLLERRGHSIVGQADSAPALEAVVDKLRDELPDIVITDVRMPPAMGDDGLKAAVNLRNAYPGLPVMVLSQYVAPAYAVELFDSPDAGTGYLLKDRVSEVRDFLSSLDVVAQGGTVIDPTVAQALMSSGRSGLGELTPREREVLELMSRGKSNKDIAAELVLSSAAVAKHVSNIFTKLRLDPSEDNRRVKAILEYLSAHR